The segment TACCGACGAAGAAATGCCAATGATCCGCAAATGGGTTCGCGACCAGCTTCGCGGCCTTTCGAAATAAGCAAGCGCGCCGATTTGTAGCACGCTCGCCCAGTCGCCGGTTGTGCGACGGCCATCCGTCCGTGAGAACGGGGCCAGACGACCATCGTGGTCGTCTGGGAATGAATACCTAAGACAAGTACTCGATTTGATGTCTTCAGCAGGGACCCATTTCTGCAAATGGTATATTATACGAATGGGTCGTCTATTATACCATTCGTAGAGAAGGACCTTTTGTATCAAAGTACAAAATAAAATCGAAGGGCTTTCCCAAGACACAGAAACCTGACGGCCTGGACGGCCGGCAGGAAGCGGGGTTCGGGGCAGGCGCACCGATTATCAGGATGTAGGAAGACCGGCAGAGCCAGTACTAACCTACTTAACCCGCTTTATTAAACCGATAATAAGGATCTGTACGAACGTTTTCCATTTGTCGCTCGTAGGCGACCTGTTCCCGGAAATAGAAGAATCCGGGATTTTGAGTTCTGAAGCGGAAAAGATTTAATAAGAATCTCATCGGGGACCTCCTTCTGCTTTGTTTACTTTCGGCGGAATGGTGCTATAATTCAATACCAGGTAGGGAAGTGCTATTGGGCGATACTGCCGCCTTATAAGGCGAAACTTTGCAGCTCTTCCTTAAGGAGAGTCCTGTGTCTCAGATTGATCAGTTTCTGGCCGCGCTCAAACGAGCTTTAAAGAATAAACAGTGGAACTACAAGCAAGTCGCAGAAGCCCTGCACGTCAGCGAATCCAGCGTGAAGCGGTTGCTGAGTAATAAAAAAATCAGTCTCGATCGCATCGAAAAAATCTGTGATGCCACGGGAATTAGTTTTGCCGATGTCTGCAAGCTCGCCGAGTGGCAGGATGAAGACCCTTATATCGTTCTTTCTTTTGAACAAGAGAAAATTCTTTCTGAGAATCCACGGTTGCTTCATTATTTTACTTTACTCACTGAGGGCTATAAGCCGCAAAAGATTGAAAAAGAATTTCAAATCTTGCCCGCTGAGAGTAAGAAGTTTTTATTTACTCTCGATAAGTGCAATCTGATTGAGCTTCATCCCAAAGACAAAGTGAAGCTCATTAAAAACGGCCTTTTTCGTTTCCGTCGCGACGGCCCTGTGGGAAAAGTTGTGTTTCAACAGCTCAAAGAGAGTTTCTTGTTTTCTGATTTCAAAGCAAACGATGAGTTCATTCGTTTCGGAATGCGCAAGCTGAGTCCGGCGGCTCTGGCGAAGCTGAAGGTGAAGATTGAAAAGATCTATCTTGAGCTTGAAGAAGAAGCCAACTACGAGCTGCAGATGGAAAGCACTGACAAAGAATACGGCGTTCTCTTTGCTTATCGTCCTTGGCAGTATTCTATTATGAATGTCCTCAAGAAAAGAACGGGTTAGGATAGACTCAGAATTCTGAAAAGAGCTCCCATATAGGTGCCAACACCTCACTAGGAGTTTTTTATGATCACTCTTTTATTGATGACAGGCCTTATGGGACCAATGGTTTTCGCTGCCGACAATCCACCCAGCGGACCGAGTGCACCGACTCATAGCGCTGGTATGCCAGGTTCTGCACAGGCGCAGCTGGATATGATGAAAAAAGATGTCATGGATAAGTGCATGGCGGTGAAGAAAAATGAAGGCACTTGCAAAGATATGATGAAATCGTGCGGTGATACAAAACTGCAATCATGTATGAATGAAAAACTGAATATGATGAAGAAATGAGCTTAGAATTTTCTAAGCAAGCCGACGAGAATGCCCTGAATATTCACCTCCAACGGTGAATACCACATGGATTGAAGTTTCTCGTTGGCCGGGCGGAGTTCGATCATGAGCTCATCATGGCTTCCGCGCGGAGGCGTCCGGAGGAAGAAGCGTTTCACAGTCGCTTCGTTCTCGATTGTTGCGACAACGAGGTCACCGTTAGAAGCGTTATTCTGTTGCTGCACCAAAATGGTGTCACCATCCAAAATGCCTTCGTTAATCATTGAATCGCCCTGCACTCGCAGGGCGAACGTCTTATTTGGATTCCGAACCATATGATTCGGCACTTGCACATATTCATCGTGCTTTAAAGATTCAATCGGGGCCCCGGCTGCGACTTTGCCGAGGAGAGGAAGAGACAGGACCTCCTCCGTGCTTTGGAGGAGCGATTGAGGAGAAGGTCCTGTCGATGTGACTACCTGAATAGCCCGTTTCTGATTGGCGTGGTTCTTTACATATCCCTTGCGTGTCAGTTGCTTCAGGTAATTTTGGACCGAGTTAAACGACGCGAATCCAAAATGATCCCTAATCTCCTGATACGACGGAGAAATTCCAGAACTCTTTTGAAAGCTTTCGACGAATTCGAGGAAGGCTTTCTCTTTCGCTGTAAGGGGGAGGGGCGAATTATCAATCATAAACTTACATATGAATTACATATGTAAATGATGTGTAAGTCAAAAAGGATTTTTGCTGGTCTAGGAAAATAGCGCGGGGCTTAATGACAGCCCCGGATGTGGAATTATTCGATGTCGTTTACGGGGCAGTTATCATGCCCTGCTTTGCAATCAGCAACTGAAGGCTTGGCGACTTTCAGTTTGTTGAGGTCCACCTTTTCGGGGGCGCCCACTGAACTGATCACGCGTTTTTGGGGAAGCATTTCCCGCGACGCAAGTTCGCTTTGTGCAACCGGTAAGAAGGTGCAATTTTGGTAGAGTAGAATTGCTACTGGGTTGATGACCAGTAGGGCCACGAAACTAAACCCGCCCCGCTCGAGCATGAAGTCCTCCTCAATAGAACTTTGTTATCTCTCTATTCTACGGAAGAAGTGGTCCAGGACCTTAGTCCGAAATCGAAAGTTCTCATTCTGAGACAAAGAAAAGTTCTTAACCAGGGAAATCTCGCCTTGAGAGTGCGCAAAGGACTGGCAATAATAATAAAAGCGACTTAAAAAGGATTTTATGAAAACTGCTGCTGTCTTAGTTTTGAGCGTGATTCTGAATTCGCAAGCATTTGCGACGGACTTCACGGATCTACCGAAAAAGTGCATGGAAGCTCTCAAAGCTTTCCCTGGTAAAAGAGACGATGCGCTTTTGCAGAAAGCTTGCGAGAAAGTGCAAATCGATGAAGGTTGCACGAGCGTAGAGGGCCGTCCCATTTTTCACTACGATAAAATGGCATCTAATGCTGACGCAAAGAAGGTCTTAGTATTCAGTCTTATCCATGGCGATGAAACGCATGCAGGGACTGTAGGGCGCTATTGGATGGAACGCCTGGAGTCCTTTGATCCGCGCAATTCTTGGCGAGTGGTGCCTGTCTTGAATCCAGACGGTGTTCAAGCCAAGACTCGTACCAACGCAAACAATATCGATTTGAATCGTAATTTCCCAACAAAAGATTGGGACACTCAAGCAAAGACCTATTGGCAGAAATCGACAAAGTCGAATCCGCGCCGCAATCCTGGCGATCATGCGGGGAGCGAGATTGAAACAAAGTGTGCAATGAAACATCTTGAGGAGTTCAAACCGGATTTTATCGTATCGGTTCACACGCCGCTAAAAGTTTTGGACTTCGATGGACCGAAAGTAACATTCCCGAAGTACGATTATCTTCCGTGGAGATCTTTGGGGCATTTCCCAGGCAGCTTGGGAAGATACATGTGGTTTGAGCGTCAGACGCCGGTGTTGACGACAGAGCTGCGTGAAGATTTACCTTCGACTTTGCAGCCTCTTGAAAAGCTGCAAGACGTGATCGGGACTCTGGTAAAACTTGAGATCAAACCAAAGCGGGCAGATGCTCAAGAGCCGGCGAAGATCGTAAAGACCTTTGCGCCGACTGAGACTCCGAACAACTAGTATCTAAATAACTTTTTTAATTCCTTATCAACATCGCTGGTGATTTTGACGTTGAGGGCTCCGAGATTCTCTTGGAGCTGCTCGGTGCGAGTCGCGCCTAAGATCACACTGCTCATGCCTGGCTGTGCATTCAACCAAGCGAGTGCCAGTTGAGTCCGAGAACAACTGAGGTCGTCGGCGATTTTCTTCATCGCCTTCACGCGCTCAATATTTTCCGGAGTGTATATGGAATCTTTGAGCCATTCCATTTGTGACAGGCGGCCTTCTTTGATGCCGTTATCGTATTTGCCAGTCAGAAGACCCGAGGCGAGGGGACTCCATGTTACGAGGCCCATGCCGAGCTTCGTTGCGATCGGTTGAACGTCCATTTCGAATTTCTCGCGTGCAATCAAACTGTATTGAGGTTGTTCAACCTGTGGTTTGTAGTAACCATACTTTTCGCAAATTTCATAGGCTTCACCGAGTTGCTCGCTCGTCCATTCGCTGGTGCCCCAGTAAATGATCTTGCCTTGATGAACGAGATCGTCCATCGCCCGAATGGTTTCTTCGAGCGGAGTTTCTTCGTCATATCTGTGGCAGAAATAAATGTCCAAGTAATCTGTACCGATGCGCTTGAGGGATTTGTTGATCGACTCATTGATATGCTTGCGCGAAAGACCTTTGTCATTGATGTCATCACTCATCGGCCAAAAAACTTTGCTGGTGATGATCAACTCATGGCGAGGGAAGTCTTTAAGAACTGCGCCCATAGCCTTTTCGGATTCACCCTTGGCATAAACATCGGCGATGTCGAAAAAGTTAATGCCGGCGTCGTAGGCGGCGTGAATAATCTGATTGATCGTGTTGTTGTCTTTGACTGAGCCGCCGTAGGTTGTCCAACCGCCGAGGCCGTAAGTGCTGACTTTGGTTCCGCAGCGACCGAGGCTGCGATAGGGCATGTGAGAGTTTGTGGGCATAAAAAAACCTGATACCTTTCGTCGTTGATGACTGAAAGATATCAGGTGAAGACTAGTGAATCATTGTATTCTGCAGAGCGTGGTGAATCTCCATGTTGCGCTCTTGCTGCGTAACAATTCTGTCTTGGATCGCAATCAGCTTTTGCAGCAGAGAATCTTTGGCCAGGCGTATCGCTGTGTAGATGTCCTTGTCGACACCTTCCGCCGCGATCTTCGCATCGCCTTCCTTGAGAGTGATCGAAATCCTGTAATGAGATTTCAAGTCCTCTTCATCAAATTCTTTGCCGTCCGCTTCATATTGGAGCGCCAGCTTCATAGGATCCTTCGCGATCACAGCCACGACAGTCTGCGGAGTGACATAGGGCTCGAACTCCGAGATCATTTGATAAATATACGATTTTACTTCGGGACTATCTTCGATCGCGACTTCGATCAGCTCAATTCCGGGGTTCAGAAGGTCAGACATAGATCCTCCTATTCCGTTACATACTTGTTTCTTATATTGTAACAATGAGTCGCGAAACTGTCAGGTCAAGCTCTGGGGAAATAAAAAATATATTTGAATTGGAATATATTTGTTTTAAAATCCCGACCTTAGACTTGTTTAGAGGATGTTAGTCTCGATTTGAGACTTGTAAAAACTGCCGGAAATCCGCGCTGGGAGCGACTTTGAGCGAAACAACGACGACACCGAAATTAGAGCAATCTTGGCTGAAGTATCTACAACCAGAGTTTGAAAAAGAGTACATGAAAGGGTTGCGAAAATTTCTTCTCGCGCAGAAGCAAGCGCAAAAAGTTATATTCCCAAAAGGCGAAGAGTATTTTGCTGCTCTGAATCTGACTCCTCTCGACAAAGTGAAAGTTGTGATTATCGGCCAGGATCCTTATCACGGGCCGGGTCAGGCGCATGGGCTGAGCTTCTCGGTGCGTAAAGGCGTTCGCTTTCCTCCGTCGCTTCAGAATATTTTTAAAGAACTTCACGATGATGTCGGCGTGGCAATGCCTAAAAGTGGTGATCTCACGCACTGGGCTGAGCAAGGTGTGCTGCTTTTGAATGCAGTGCTCACGGTTGAACAAGGGCAGGCTGCCGCTCATCAGGGCAAGGGCTGGGAGCAGTTTACAGATCAGGTGATTGCGGCACTGAGTAAGAATCGCGAACACGTTGTCTACTTGCTGTGGGGAAGTTACGCGCAGAAGAAGGCTGCGTTCGTGGATCGCTCTAAGAACTTGGTGCTTGAGTCGCCACATCCATCACCGCTCTCTGCGTATCGTGGATTTTTTGGCTCCAAACCATTCTCGAAAATTAATAAATATCTACGTGACCATAACATCAAAGAAATAGACTGGTCTTTGCCGTAAAGCCCTAGACATCACTTAGAAACTCACGGAAAATGGACTTCGCAATTAACAAGGAGTCCATTCATGAAAATCTTTAAATTTCTTTTTGTGCTAGGGTTGATTGGTTCTGTTGTGTATGCAACAGATAAAGGCGAAGAAGTAAAACAAAAAGCTTCTGAGACCGTTCAGGCTGCGGGCGAATACACGAAAGAACAAAAAGAAGAAGTTCAGAAAGCTCTGAGCGAAAAGATGCAGAAAGTCTCTGATGAGATCGCGGATCTTAAGAAAGACGCATCAACAGCGACTGGTCACGCCAAAGATGAACTCGACAAGCAAGTAAAAGCTCTCGAAAAAAAACAGGCAAAACTTAAAAAAGATTATGACCGCTTGAAAGAAAGTTCTGGTAAGGCGTGGGATCAGATGAAAGATGGCATGATTAAAGCCATGGATAATATTTCTGATTCTTATAAAAAAGCGAAAAAAGAATTCGAAGACATCAAACACAAGTAGTTCGCTGCCGTGACTCAATTCCAATCTCAATTACATTACGTGAGTCAGTGGCCATCGCCGAAGAAATTCGGCGATGAGGTTTTATTGATCTATGATCGCATCTTCGACCGCCATCCGAAAGTGGCGGGATGGGTGAAGCAATTTCCGGTGCGATATGCTGTGGCTTCGGGAGAAGAGCTTAAAAGCCTTCGTAAATTTCCTCAGCACATGGAGGCGATTCTTGAAAAGACGCACTCCTTTTCATCGCGTAAATTAAAGATCGTCGTTCTTGGCGGCGGCAGTGTTGGAGACTTTGGTGGCTTTGTCGCCAGCATCTACAAGCGCGGTGTTGAACTGGTGCATATTCCGAGCACCTGGTTGTCGGCGATGGATTCCGCTCATGGTGGAAAAACCGCACTGAATGCGCGTGGGGCGAAAAATCAAATCGGTACTTTCTATCCAGCAAAAGATATCTATCTCATCAAGCCCTTGCTTCTCGCACAGCCAGAAGAGCGTGGCTTTGAGGCTCTGGGTGAACTGATCAAGATGGCGCTGCTTTCAGGTGGCAGCTTATTTGCAAAGCTCAATCGCGTGAGTTCGCTGAATGGAGCTACGTTGTGGAAACTTCTTCCCGATGTGGTTCGCGAGAAATACAAAATTGTCGCCAAAGACCCTGAAGAGAAAAAAGGCCTTCGTCATTTATTGAACTTCGGTCACACGATGGGACATGTTGTGGAAGCTCACTACGGCCTTCCGCATGGCGTGGCTGTTTTGGCGGGTTTGCAATTTGCTTTAGAGTGGAGTTACCAAAAGGGTTTCATGAGTCAGAGTGATTACTTGAAGCTTATGCAAGCCAAGTTCTGGAAAAAGGCCGTTCAAGCTAAAAAGAAAAGTATTTGGAAAAATCTCAGCATGATGGCGTTACTCAGCGAGAAACCTCGCAGCTTCATGCACTATCTTGAGCAGGATAAAAAGAAAACGAGTTCAAAAAAATTGCGCTTTGTTTTCTTAAAGAGTCCCGGTAAACCGGTCATCGCCGAAATTCCTTTGGCGGACTTTGTTCCTGAGATTGCGCGACAGCAATCGTTCTGGGGGTAGGGTGAAGGTGTTCAAGTTCCGCGGCCGCATTCCGGCCTCAAAATCCCTGATGAATCGTGCGTTGATTGCTCAGAGCTATGAGCCACGCTTAAAACTCGTCGGGGATTCGAGCTGCGATGACGTTGTTCACATGAAAGCGAGCTTAAAGAAACTTGGAAAGAGCTCGGTGCTTGATTGTGGAGAAGGCGGGACGACCCTGCGTTTCTTGGCGTTTCGCGTATCGCGGATGTCTGGTGAGTTTTTGTTAAAAGGAACTCCGCGCCTGTTAAGTCGTCCGCAAAAAGAGATTCAGCAAATTTTGCGGCAACTCGGTGTTCAAGTGAGTTTTGAAAAGAAAGGCATTCGAATTATTTCGAATGGCTGGAAGGCGCCTGCAAAGGCTCTTGCGGTCAGTGCAAAGGATTCGAGTCAGTTCTTGTCGGCGTTGTTTCTGAATGCCTGGGGCCTTGATTTTGATTTGAAGATCAAGGTTGCGGGATCCATCACTTCGGTGGGCTATTTTGAAATGACCTTGCAGATCCTGAAAGACCTGGGGCTCAAGTATTCTCGCCGTGGGAATGTATATACGATTCCTCGCGGGCAGAAGATCAAGCTTAAGAAGTACTCTGTCGAGTCTGATCTCAGCTCGCTCTTTAGTGTTGCGGCGTTTGCGGCAGTTTCAGGGCAAGCGACTTTTCAGGATTTTCCGGCAAAGAGCCTGCAGCCTGATTTGGCGTTCACCGGCATCTTGAGAAAGATGGGCGTTGGCGAAGCAAAGAAATTAAAGCAGCTTTCTGTAAAGTCTCCGCGGAAGTTAAAACCCGTAAAAGCTAATTTGCAGAATTCTCCGGATTTGTTTCCGGTGCTAGCGGTGCTTTGTAGTTTTGCTGAAGGAAGATCCGTTTTGTACGGAGCGCCTCAATTGGCGTTTAAAGAATCCAATCGCATTCAGAAAACCGCAGAGCTCTTAAAAAAAGCCGGTGTCTCTGTTAAAAAACGTAAAGACGGCATGGAAATCTTAGGCCGCGGGACGGTTGTGCGGGCAAAGCGTTTCCGCTTTGATCCTGATAAAGACCATCGCCTGGCTTTTGCTGCGGCTTTGTTAAAATATTTCGGCGAAGATATTCAGATCCTCGATCCCGATGTTGTTCGTAAAAGTTTTCCTGAATTTTGGAAGTATGTAGGAGTTCGTCCATGATCAATGTGATTATTGGCCAGAGAGGCGTCGGTAAGACCCAGCTACTCAAGCGCATTCATCGCTACACCGAGTCCTCGAAAGTGCCTTGTTTTGATCTCGATCAAGAAATCGAGAAGCGCGCAAAGAAAACGATCCGTGAGATCTTCGAAAAAGAGGGCGAGCCCGCTTTCCGTGACCTTGAGAAACAGATCTTTCATGAAATCATTCTTTCTCAGCCAAACTGCTGGATTGCCGTCGGCGGCGGTTTTCCCGTTGGCGTGATTCCTGACCATGCCCGCGTGCTTTGGGTGCAAAGAGCGACTGATCACGCCGGTCGGGTATTTTTGGATCGCCCGCGTTTGGAAAGTGATTTGCCGCCACTCGAAGAGTATGAGAAGCGTGCGAAGGCGCGAGAGTTCCAGTTCCGTAACGTCTACGATCAGATTTACATGATGCCGGAAGGCCTCACCGAAGTTGATACGATGGAAGAAGAGATTCTTGTTCAGCATAAGAAGGCTCTTGCTGGCGGCGTGACGATCTTGCCTGAGGTTTTCTTAAAGAAAAATCGTTGGCATGGATTTATTGAAAATTACGCCAATCATGGTGTTGAGTTCTTTGAAATGCGCGACGATCTTTTAAACCATGATCAAGTGCAAACTTGCTTGGGCTCTTTATTCTCTGAAAAATTTATTTTCTCTTTCCGTACAGGTAAAACTGAGAATTACCCGCAAGGCAGTCAGATTGCATACTACGACTGGGCCGTAGAACTCGGTGAAATGCCACAGCCCGTGCGTTTCTTAAAACAGCGACTCATTATTTCTTTGCATGAGCGCATCGAGGGCGAATCTCTTGAAGAGGCGATTTCGCGTTTGAATGATCAAACTGGTAAGTGCGTTCATTTGAAGCTCGCTCCTATTGTTGAAAACTATGACGATCTGTTATTGGGTTACCTATGGCAGCAAGCGGATCCACAGAACCGTAGCTTCTTACCACGATCAGCAAATGGCCGCTGGGCTTGGTTCCGTTTGTGGATGAAGGGGCGTCAACTCCTCAATTTCTGGCGCGAAGGCGACGGCAGTGCTGCCGATCAGCCGACGGTTTATGAATGGCTCAGTGTTCACTTTATTAAAACTCAGTTCGCGGCGGTTCTGGGTAAGCCGGTCAAACAAAGCTGGACGCCGATGGAGCAGAAGGCCTTTTTTGAAGAGCGCAATGAGCCTGTCTTCCGTATCGAGGTTGACCAGCGTGAATGGGAGTCGGCTTTGCGCACTCTCTCCGTGTTGGGGCTCAAGCAAGCGGCGGTGACATCGCCGTTAAAAGAAGAAGCTTTCCATAGCAGTAAAGAAAAAACCGGAGAGGCCGAGCTTCTGCGCTCGGTGAATACGCTCTACTACAATTCAGATCAAAAGCGTTGGGCGGGTCACAATACAGATTTTGCCGGATTCCAGGAATTGGCTGAGGGTATTGATGATAAGACCACGGTCGTTCTTTGGGGCGGCGGTGGGACGCTAAATATGATGAAGAAAGTGTTGCCGCAGTCGTATTGTTTTTCTGCAACTCGTGGCGAGGTTCGTGAAGAAGATCTGTCACGCTGGAATAACGACATCATGCCTGAAGTTTTAGTTTGGGCAGCGCCGAGAAAAGGCGATATGAAATGGCCGAACCCTGAGTGGAAGCCAAAGCTAGTTATTGATTTAAATTATACCGACGATTCTGCGGGCCGCGAATATGCCCAAAGAGTCGGAGCGGAATATCGTTCGGGCGTGAAGATGTTCCGGACGCAAGCCCAACATCAACGAGAATTTTGGGAGGTTCAACCATGAGTGCAAGTTCCTTCGGATCCAGATTTGTCATCACAACCTTCGGTGAATCCCACGGCACAGCTTTGGGAGTCGTGATCGACGGCTGCCCGGCGGGACTGAAATTCGACGAAGCGCTCTTAGTGAAAGAACTTGAGCGCCGCAGACCAGGCGGAGCTTTGGTATCGCAACGTCAAGAAGGCGATGTGCCTGAAGTGCTGAGTGGCGTGTTTGAAGGTAAAACCATCGGCACTCCGATTGCGATCATGGTTCGCAACAAGGATCAAAAATCTCAAGACTACGATCAAATTAAAAATTCTCCGCGTGCAGGTCATGCGGATGATGTGTGGCAGATGAAGTTCGGTCATCGCGATCATCGCGGTGGTGGTAGATCTTCGGGCCGCGAAACGGTGGCGCGTGTGATGGCAGGGGCTGTCGCGCAAATGCTGTGCAAACAGCTCGCTCCGGGCTTACAGATCAAAGCGTACTCGGGCCAAGTGGGCAGTTACGCACTTTCTGAAGCAGAACGTTCTCAGGTATGGACTCATGACATTGATAGTTTCACAGCAAGATTCCCATCGGCTCAGCATGAGAAGGTGAAAGAGCTTTTAACTCTGGCGCAGTCTCAAGGTGAAAGCTACGGAGGGACGGCAGAGATTCGCATTAAAGGCGCGCCGGGCGGCTTAGGGCAGCCCGTGTTCCATAAGCTGAAGGCCGACTTAGCACAGGCTTATATGAGCGTCGGAGCGACTTCGGGCGTAGAGCTTGGCGCGGGCAGTGAAGCGCCGAACGAGAAGGGCACAGCCTTCCATTCATCGTCTCAGTCTGAGAATTACGGCGGCATCCGTGGCGGCATCTCCACGGGTGAAGAGATGTTGCTGAAGGTGCACTTCAAGCCAACGTCTTCGATTCTCGATGTGGCGAAGAAGGGGAGACACGATCCTTACATCGTGACGCGCGCGATTCCGGTGCTGGAATCGATGACTTGGTTGGTGCTCGTGGATCATCTTCTGTGGATGAAGAGTGATCGGGTCTAAAATATAAAAGGCGAGTCTTTGGGGACTCGCCTTCCGAAGTGCAACGATCGAATTATAACTACTGAGCCGTACCGAATCCAGGGATCCAAGATACATACACACGAGCACCAATTTTTACGAACGTATAGACAGTATGCGAAGAGGCTGTACGTGCCGCATTCGTCGGTGCAAACGAAGTATCTGAGAATGTAGCACCGCCACCATCATTGAAAGTACATTTCGTCGCACTACCGCCAGTCACAACAAGGGTATAACTACCACCAGATTGCATATTGTTCAGCTGGATTACCGCCGCGCAGTCATATGAAGTGGTCTGTACGTTACCTTTATTGAAGTCGATCGTGTTCGTAGCACTAGCATAACCACCGGCATAGATTTGACCACCACCTGTAGTTGTAGTACCGCCTGAACCAGCTTTAATATTACCATTACCAGCATCGAATGCAGTCGAGCCAGAAGCGATACTGCTAGTCACAGTCGAAGAGAATGTCTTAGCACCAGAGATTGTCTGAGTAGATGACTTATCAACGATACCAGCTGTATCAGCAGTTCCTGAAGCCCAAGCAGTTGTCGAAGATCCGTAGAGGATATTATTTGCAGTGCCAGGAGTCAGCTCAACTGCAATACCTGAAGCATTACCAACCCAGATACTACCGTTTGTAAGAGCTGCTTTATTGGCAATACTTGGAGCATTAGAAACCCAAGTGAAATTACCGGAGCTATCTACCTGCAAGAACTGATTACCAGTAGGAGCCGCTGCTGGCCACTTCAATCCATAAGTAGAAGAAGAAGTCTGAGCAGAGAGAGTCACTGTTCCTGTATTTGTCAGGGCAAGACCGCTCATAGTACCGATACTAGAACCGTCAAGACTCAAGATTTTATTCGCAACGCCAGTCGTTGTTTTATTCAAAGTAACTGAACCCGCATTCGTGATAGAAGAGATATCACCACCAAGCGAAACCGCGGCAGCAGCACCAGAAGCATTACCCACCCAAACTTGAGTAGAAGGAAGTGCAGAGCTCATTTTGCTGTTGAACGCCGCATAGTCTGTATTGCTGATAAGACCCGCAGTCACTGAACCCGAAGCCGAAGCCATTGGGATGTTCAACGTGTGAGTCGCAGTTGCAGATGAGAACGCTGGAGAGTTTCCAGAAGTTCCGATTGCAAATGTCTGAGAAGCCGCCGTCAAACCATTGAGCGTTGTGATAGAAGCACCAGCTGAAGCAAGAGCATTCCAGCCAGAACCATTATTGAACTCAACAACGTTTGAAGTTGTATTGTAACGGATCAAGCCGGCTGCATTCGAAGGACGGGTAGCATCCAAACCAGATGGCAGACGTACTGCATCTGTTCTAGAGCCCATATCCAGAGTATACCCTGGAGCCGCGGTGCCGATGCCGACATAGCCTGAAGGAAGCATGGAGAAATTATTCGCCCACGCGCTCCCATTCCAATACGAAATTCCA is part of the Bdellovibrionales bacterium genome and harbors:
- a CDS encoding helix-turn-helix transcriptional regulator — protein: MSQIDQFLAALKRALKNKQWNYKQVAEALHVSESSVKRLLSNKKISLDRIEKICDATGISFADVCKLAEWQDEDPYIVLSFEQEKILSENPRLLHYFTLLTEGYKPQKIEKEFQILPAESKKFLFTLDKCNLIELHPKDKVKLIKNGLFRFRRDGPVGKVVFQQLKESFLFSDFKANDEFIRFGMRKLSPAALAKLKVKIEKIYLELEEEANYELQMESTDKEYGVLFAYRPWQYSIMNVLKKRTG
- the lexA gene encoding transcriptional repressor LexA, translating into MIDNSPLPLTAKEKAFLEFVESFQKSSGISPSYQEIRDHFGFASFNSVQNYLKQLTRKGYVKNHANQKRAIQVVTSTGPSPQSLLQSTEEVLSLPLLGKVAAGAPIESLKHDEYVQVPNHMVRNPNKTFALRVQGDSMINEGILDGDTILVQQQNNASNGDLVVATIENEATVKRFFLRTPPRGSHDELMIELRPANEKLQSMWYSPLEVNIQGILVGLLRKF
- a CDS encoding DUF2817 domain-containing protein, with the protein product MKTAAVLVLSVILNSQAFATDFTDLPKKCMEALKAFPGKRDDALLQKACEKVQIDEGCTSVEGRPIFHYDKMASNADAKKVLVFSLIHGDETHAGTVGRYWMERLESFDPRNSWRVVPVLNPDGVQAKTRTNANNIDLNRNFPTKDWDTQAKTYWQKSTKSNPRRNPGDHAGSEIETKCAMKHLEEFKPDFIVSVHTPLKVLDFDGPKVTFPKYDYLPWRSLGHFPGSLGRYMWFERQTPVLTTELREDLPSTLQPLEKLQDVIGTLVKLEIKPKRADAQEPAKIVKTFAPTETPNN
- a CDS encoding aldo/keto reductase family protein; translated protein: MPTNSHMPYRSLGRCGTKVSTYGLGGWTTYGGSVKDNNTINQIIHAAYDAGINFFDIADVYAKGESEKAMGAVLKDFPRHELIITSKVFWPMSDDINDKGLSRKHINESINKSLKRIGTDYLDIYFCHRYDEETPLEETIRAMDDLVHQGKIIYWGTSEWTSEQLGEAYEICEKYGYYKPQVEQPQYSLIAREKFEMDVQPIATKLGMGLVTWSPLASGLLTGKYDNGIKEGRLSQMEWLKDSIYTPENIERVKAMKKIADDLSCSRTQLALAWLNAQPGMSSVILGATRTEQLQENLGALNVKITSDVDKELKKLFRY
- a CDS encoding HPF/RaiA family ribosome-associated protein, producing the protein MSDLLNPGIELIEVAIEDSPEVKSYIYQMISEFEPYVTPQTVVAVIAKDPMKLALQYEADGKEFDEEDLKSHYRISITLKEGDAKIAAEGVDKDIYTAIRLAKDSLLQKLIAIQDRIVTQQERNMEIHHALQNTMIH
- the ung gene encoding uracil-DNA glycosylase, with the translated sequence MSETTTTPKLEQSWLKYLQPEFEKEYMKGLRKFLLAQKQAQKVIFPKGEEYFAALNLTPLDKVKVVIIGQDPYHGPGQAHGLSFSVRKGVRFPPSLQNIFKELHDDVGVAMPKSGDLTHWAEQGVLLLNAVLTVEQGQAAAHQGKGWEQFTDQVIAALSKNREHVVYLLWGSYAQKKAAFVDRSKNLVLESPHPSPLSAYRGFFGSKPFSKINKYLRDHNIKEIDWSLP
- a CDS encoding 3-phosphoshikimate 1-carboxyvinyltransferase, which produces MKVFKFRGRIPASKSLMNRALIAQSYEPRLKLVGDSSCDDVVHMKASLKKLGKSSVLDCGEGGTTLRFLAFRVSRMSGEFLLKGTPRLLSRPQKEIQQILRQLGVQVSFEKKGIRIISNGWKAPAKALAVSAKDSSQFLSALFLNAWGLDFDLKIKVAGSITSVGYFEMTLQILKDLGLKYSRRGNVYTIPRGQKIKLKKYSVESDLSSLFSVAAFAAVSGQATFQDFPAKSLQPDLAFTGILRKMGVGEAKKLKQLSVKSPRKLKPVKANLQNSPDLFPVLAVLCSFAEGRSVLYGAPQLAFKESNRIQKTAELLKKAGVSVKKRKDGMEILGRGTVVRAKRFRFDPDKDHRLAFAAALLKYFGEDIQILDPDVVRKSFPEFWKYVGVRP